A single Planctomycetota bacterium DNA region contains:
- a CDS encoding AAA family ATPase, which produces MPDPDATIASLRKALDATPTNAVLRGHLAQTLLDADRAEEAESEFRRASADDPTDPMLKLGLASAFVAQKKQSQAMVLLESITKGDDALPAGRVLLAKLLLAEGKTDDAEHHYKIAIREDASVADKELSKELGIRPQFGPHDPDEFDYLMAQSSSGAGFTTGDMDEDEEDIPFENVERPSIKFDDVGGLEDVKEQVRMKIIHPLEHAELYQAYGKKLGGGILLYGPPGCGKTHLARATAGEIDRRFISVGISDVLDMWVGNSEKNLHALFERARRNKPCVLFFDEVDALAASRQDMRQSAGRHLINQFLAELDGADHDNDGLLVLAATNAPWHVDPAFRRPGRFDRVVFVPPPDAPARAAILEAMLKDKPTQDVDLAKVAKSAVDLSGADLKAVVDAAVEAKLADAMKTGKPEPIGTKDLLRALKQVRPSTREWFDTAKNHVLYANQGGAYDDVAKFLKL; this is translated from the coding sequence CACGCCGACCAACGCGGTGCTGCGTGGGCACCTCGCCCAGACGCTCCTGGACGCCGATCGAGCGGAAGAAGCGGAGTCCGAGTTCCGCCGGGCGTCGGCCGACGATCCGACCGATCCGATGCTCAAGCTCGGGCTGGCGTCGGCCTTCGTCGCTCAGAAGAAGCAGTCGCAGGCGATGGTCTTGCTGGAGAGCATCACCAAAGGCGACGACGCCCTGCCCGCGGGCCGTGTGCTGCTGGCCAAGCTGCTGCTCGCCGAGGGCAAGACCGACGACGCCGAGCACCACTACAAGATCGCAATTCGCGAGGACGCCAGCGTCGCGGACAAGGAGCTGAGCAAGGAGCTCGGCATCCGCCCGCAGTTCGGCCCGCACGATCCGGACGAGTTCGACTACCTCATGGCTCAGTCGTCGTCGGGTGCCGGGTTCACCACCGGCGACATGGACGAGGACGAGGAGGACATCCCGTTCGAAAACGTCGAGCGGCCTTCTATCAAGTTCGACGACGTCGGCGGGCTCGAAGACGTCAAAGAGCAGGTGCGGATGAAGATCATCCACCCGCTCGAGCATGCCGAGCTGTACCAGGCGTACGGCAAAAAGCTCGGCGGCGGCATCCTGCTCTACGGCCCGCCCGGCTGTGGCAAGACCCACCTCGCCCGAGCCACCGCCGGCGAAATCGACCGACGGTTCATCTCCGTCGGCATCAGCGACGTGCTGGACATGTGGGTCGGCAATTCGGAAAAGAACCTGCACGCCCTCTTCGAGCGCGCGCGACGCAACAAGCCGTGCGTCCTCTTCTTCGACGAGGTCGACGCGCTCGCTGCCAGCCGGCAGGACATGCGGCAGTCCGCAGGTCGGCATCTCATCAACCAGTTCCTGGCCGAGCTCGACGGGGCCGACCACGACAACGACGGCCTGCTCGTGCTCGCCGCGACGAACGCGCCATGGCACGTCGACCCGGCCTTTCGCAGGCCCGGCCGATTCGATCGCGTCGTCTTCGTCCCGCCGCCGGATGCGCCGGCCCGGGCAGCGATCCTGGAAGCGATGCTCAAGGACAAGCCGACGCAGGACGTCGACCTCGCCAAAGTCGCCAAGTCGGCCGTCGACCTGAGTGGTGCCGACCTTAAGGCCGTCGTCGACGCGGCCGTCGAGGCGAAGCTGGCCGACGCGATGAAGACCGGCAAGCCCGAGCCGATTGGGACGAAAGACCTGCTGCGTGCCCTGAAGCAGGTCCGCCCCAGCACCCGCGAGTGGTTCGACACCGCCAAGAACCACGTCCTCTACGCCAACCAGGGCGGTGCGTACGACGACGTGGCCAAGTTCCTGAAGCTCTGA